The Niastella koreensis GR20-10 genome includes a window with the following:
- the msrA gene encoding peptide-methionine (S)-S-oxide reductase MsrA: MKVFLTGVLVTIVTLFSCAQKQNAKKSISKDMTTNTNTVNTATDTATFGTGCFWCTEAIFQQLDGVIKSTSGYSGGHVANPTYKEVCTGNTGHAECIQVVYDPKKITYDELLEVFWQTHDPTTLNKQGADVGTQYRSVIFYHNNEQKEKAEKYKAQLDKSGAFNDPIVTEISPYTQFYAAENYHQDYYEQNGSEPYCNIVIRPKVEKFQKVFKSKLKH, translated from the coding sequence ATGAAGGTCTTTCTGACAGGTGTGCTGGTAACAATAGTCACATTGTTTTCCTGCGCACAAAAACAAAACGCAAAAAAGAGTATTAGCAAGGATATGACAACAAATACAAATACGGTGAACACGGCCACCGATACCGCCACATTTGGTACCGGTTGCTTTTGGTGTACGGAAGCTATCTTTCAGCAATTGGATGGGGTAATTAAATCAACGTCGGGATACAGCGGCGGTCACGTTGCCAACCCTACCTATAAAGAGGTTTGTACCGGCAATACCGGTCATGCAGAGTGTATACAGGTGGTGTACGATCCAAAAAAGATCACGTATGATGAACTGCTGGAGGTTTTCTGGCAAACCCACGACCCTACTACCCTCAACAAACAGGGCGCCGACGTAGGCACCCAATACCGCAGCGTGATCTTCTATCACAACAACGAGCAAAAAGAAAAAGCTGAAAAATACAAAGCGCAACTGGATAAAAGCGGCGCCTTCAACGATCCCATTGTAACGGAGATCTCTCCTTACACGCAGTTTTACGCCGCTGAAAACTACCACCAGGATTACTACGAACAAAATGGCAGTGAGCCTTATTGTAACATAGTTATTCGGCCGAAGGTGGAGAAGTTTCAGAAGGT